AACTAATATAAAAGCAAACTATGTATATAAAGGAATAAAAACTATACCTCCACTAAAAGGTAAAGTAATTAAATATTTTGGAAGCTACATTGACCCAATTTATAAAATTAAGATATATAACGACTCAATAACTATAAAGCCATATCAAAAAAATGCAATTGTTAGAAGTATTATGCCAGGAAAGGTAGTATATATAGGTCAAAATGATGATAAAAAAATAATTGTAATAAAACATAAAAATAACATTTTTAGTATTTACGCAAACTTAAACAAAGTCTCTCCACTAATAAAAAAAGGAAAATATGTAAAAAGAGGTCAAATAATAGCAAGAGTAGAAGATTCTCTTGAATTTGAAGTAACATATAAAGAAAAACCTATAAATCCTCTTAAAGTTATTAGATTAAGATAATTTTGGTAAAATACGATTTTAAAAAGGGTCTTAAAATGAAAAGAAAAGAAAATAGAATTTTAATAAAATTCTCAGGAGAAGCCCTTGCAGGTGATAGTGGATTTGGGATTGATACTAAAACTTTAAAATATTTAGCAGATGAAATAAAATTTGTAATAAATGAAGGTTTTGAAGTAGCAGTTGTTATTGGTGGAGGAAACTTCATAAGAGGTGTATCTGCTGCAAAAGATGGAATTATTAAGCGTACAAGCGGTGATTATATGGGAATGCTTGCAACTGTAATCAATGCAGTTGCAATGCAAGAAGCATTAGAAAATGATGGAATACCTGTTAGAGTACAAAGTGCTATAAAAATGGAAGAGATTGCTGAAAATTTTATAGTAAGAAGAGCAATTAGACACCTTGAAAAAGGAAGAGTTGTTATATTTGCAGCAGGTACTGGTAATCCATTTTTTACTACCGATACAGCAGGAGTCCTTAGAGCGAGTGAAATTGGAGCAAGTGCTATTATTAAAGCTACAAAAGTTGATGGAATATATAATAAAGACCCTAAAAAATTTGAGGATGCTAAACTCTTAAAAGAGATAAGCTATGAAGATGCACTAAAAGAAAATATAAAAGTTATGGATGATACAGCAATTGCTTTAGCAAGAGAAAACAAACTTCCTATAATTGTATGTAATATGTTTAAAAAAGGAAATTTATTAAAAATTCTAAAAAAAGACCCTGATGCAAAATATTCAATCGTAAAGGAGAAATAATGAGAATTGAACAAATAAACGCAAAAGCATTAGAGAGAGTTGATTATGATAGATATTTATTAAGTCAAGCAGTAGCAAAAAGAGTAAATCAATTATTAAATGGAGAAAAACCATTAATTGAACTTCCAAAGAAAAATATGCAACCAACAGAAATTGCAATTTTAGAAATTGCAGAAGGTTTAATTAAGGTAAAAGAAATTTGAATAAAAATTTTAATGAATTAATAGAAAAAGTAAAAAAAACTCACACTACACAAGAAGCTAAAGAGCTTCTTTTAGCACAAGCTAATACCCCAAAAATTCAAAAAGCAATTGATTTTGCCATAAAAGCCCATAATGGACAGAAAAGAAAAAGTGGTGAAGATTATGTTGTACATCCTCTTTTAGTTGCTACAATTACAAGTTTTTTTAATGATAATGAAAATGTAATTACTGCTGCAATTCTTCATGATGTAGTAGAAGATACTGAATATTCAATCGAATATATTCAAAAAGAATTTCAAGAAGAAGTAGCTAATTTAGTAGAAGGATTAACTAAAATTGTATCAATTAGAGATAATTCTTTAGTTCCATCTAATTCAAATGAAAAATTAGCAAAATCAGCCCTAACTTTTAGAAAAATGCTTCTTTCATCCATAAAAGATATAAGAGTTTTAGTTATAAAACTTTGTGATAGACTTCATAATATGTTAACTCTTGAAGCACTTCCTCCTCATAAACAAAAAAGAATTGCAGAAGAGACACTTGTTGTTTATACGCCAATAGCCCATAGACTTGGAATTGCAACTTTAAAAAATATTTTAGAAGATTTAGCTTTTAAATACCTTCTTCCAGAAGAATATAAAAAAATAGATGAATATATACAAAAACACAAAAATATTTTTCAAATAAAACTAAATGAATTTATACAAACAATTGAAACATTTTTATTAGAAAATGGTTTTAAAGAAGAAGATTTTGAAATTAAAAGTAGAATAAAGCATTATTACTCTATTTTTCTTAAAATGCAAAGAAAAGGAATTTCGATTGAAGAAGTTTTAGACTTACTTGCTGTAAGAGTTATAGTTAAAAATCCAATTGATTGTTATAAAACTCTTGGAATAGTCCATCTAAATTTTAGACCTCTAATTAGTAGATTTAAAGACTATATTGCAATTCCAAAAGAAAATGGTTATCAAACAATTCATACAACAGTTTATAATAAAAATTCAATTATTGAAGTTCAAATTAGAACATTTGATATGGATAAAAATGCAGAATTTGGAATTGCTGCTCATTGGAAATATAAGTTAAACTCAGCCTCTCCTAATCTTAAATGGATTGAAGATATGAAGTTTGATGAAGATATTGAAGATTTTTATGAACTTGCAAAAAATGACCTTTTTAGCGAAGATATTGTAGTTTACTCTCCTAAATTTGATACTTTTACTCTTCCACTTAATGCAACAGCTCTTGATTTTGCATATGCAGTTCATACTGATATTGGAAATAGAGCCATCGAAGCATATGTGAACAAAGAAAAAGTATCACTCCTTCACCCTCTAAAAACAGGAGATATTGTTAAAATAAAAACAGGTGATAAAGAAATTCCAAGATGTAGTTGGATTAATGCTCTAAAAACAAGTAAAGCTAAATATGAACAAAAAAAACTATGTAGAATCAAAGAAAAAGAAATAAATAGAAACCTTGCAATAGCAATTCTCTCAACAATTTTTGGATTAGAAAAACAAAAAATAAGAGCATTAGTAAAAGTAAATAATTTATGTGAAAATATCGAAAAAATTGTTGATGATTTAAACTTTTTAAAAGAAGTAGTTAGAAAAATTTATAAAACAATTAAGCAAAAAAATCTTCTATATTTTAAAAACATTAATTTAAAAGAGTATATCTTTGGCAATATAAAAGTATTATCTAATAAACCAATAAATAGTATAAGATTTAATTATTGTTGTCATCCAAAAGAAGGGGATAAAATTTTAGGCATATTAGAAAAAAAAGAAGTTGAAATTCATCATAGATTTTGTAATAATGCCGAAGAAAAAATTAAAAATGCTGTTTTTGTTGAGTGGCTTAAAAATACTCAAAATAGATTCTTCCTTGTTGTAATGTTACAAAACAAAAAAGGAGAATTAGCAAAATTTGTTAATTTCTTAACAAAAAATAATATATTTATTCACACCATTGAACTTGGAAAAGAGTCAAACAATTGTACTCTTGAAATTGAATTTGATTCAAAAAATTATAATACATTAAAAGAAAAAATTGCTAAAAATTATAAAATAATAGAATTTATACCAAAAAAGGATGCTTATAATGGATAATAAAAAAACAAAATTACAAAAACATCCAAAATTAGATGAGGCAATTGCTGAAATTAAAAGAGGGAGCAATGAAATTATTGGACTTGAAAAAATAGAAGAATTAGTTAATAAATTCTTACATACAGGTGAAAGATTTACTATAAAAGCAGGATTTGACCCAACTGCACCTGATTTACATTTAGGTCATACAGTGTTGCTTCAAAAACTTAAAACTTTTCAAAAATATGGTGCAAAAGTTCAATTTCTAATAGGAGATTTTACTGCACAAATTGGGGACCCAACAGGGAAAAGTGCAACTCGTAAAATGCTAACTCCTGAGGAAGTTAAACAAAATGCTAAAACATATGAAGCCCAAGTTTTTAAAATATTAGACAAAGATTTAACAGATGTTGTTTTTAACTCAACTTGGCTAAATAAACTTGGAGCAACAGGAATAGTAGAACTTACTACTACTTATACAGTTGCAAGAATGTTAGAGCGTGATGACTTTGAAAAAAGATTTAAATCTCAAACTCCTATTGCTATTAGTGAATTTATCTATCCCCTACTTCAAGGATATGATAGTGTAGCTCTAAAAAGTGATATAGAAATTGGTGGGACTGACCAAAAATTTAATTTACTTATGGGAAGACATCTTCAAAAAGTTTATAATATAGGAAAAGAACAAAGTGTTATAATGATGCCACTTCTTGTTGGGCTTGATGGTGTTAATAAAATGAGTAAATCTCTTGGAAATTATATTGGTATTACAGAAGATGCTAATACAATTTTTGCAAAAGTTATGTCAATTTCTGATGAACTTATGTGGGATTGGTATGAGTTATTAAGTGATAAATCAATAGAAGAGATAAAAGAACTTAAAGAACAAGTAAAAAATGGTCTTAATCCAAAAGTTGTAAAAGAGATGCTTGCAATAGAAATTGTAGATAGATTTCATGGAAAAGACACAGGAGAAAAAGCAAAAGAGCATTTTGATAAAGTTCATAAACAAAATCAAATTCCTGATGATATAGAAGAGTTTGAAATTGAACCTCAAAATATTGTAGATGCATTAGTTACTACAAAACTTGCTAATTCTAAAAGTGAAGCAAGAAGACATATAAAAGGCGGGGCTGTAAGAATTAATCAAGAAAAAATATCTTCACAAGATATTAATTTAGAAAAAGACAAAGAATATATTTTACAAATTGGAAAAAGAAAATTTGCAAAAGTGAGAGTAAAATGAATTTAAAACCTTTAAAAATAGGAAAATGGGAAATCAAATATCCAATAATTCAAGGAGGAATGGGACTTGGAATTAGTTGGGATAAATTAGCTGGAAATGTAAGCAAAGAAGGATGTCTTGGTGTAATTAGTGCAGTTGGTACTGGTTATTATGAAAAAGAAAGTTATGTTAGACAAAAAGTCGAAGGTAGACCGCTAACTGAAAAAGAGTTTTATAATCGCGATGCATTAATTAAAATTTTTGAAAATGCAAGAAAAATATGCGGAGAGGCTCCTCTTGGATGTAATGTATTATATGCTATTAATGATTATGGAAGAGTTGTAAGAGATGCATGTGAAGCTGGGGCTAATATTATAATTACAGGAGCTGGGCTTCCTACTGATATGCCTGAATTTACAAAAGATTTTCCAGATGTTGCATTAGTACCTATTGTATCAACAGGAAGAGCATTTAAATTAATAGCAAGAAGATGGGAAAAAAGATATGGAAGAATTCCTGATGCTGTTATAGTGGAAGGGCCTCTAAGTGGTGGTCATCAAGGCTTTAAATATGAAGATTGCTTTAAAGAAGAAAATCAACTTGAAAATTTAATTCCTGATGTAAGAGAAGAAGTTAATAGATGGGATAAAAATATCCCTGTAATTGCAGCTGGGGGAATTTGGGATAGAAAAGATATTGAAAAATTCCTTTCACTTGGAGCTAATGGTGTTCAGATGGGTACAAGATTTGCTTTAACTTACGAATGTGATGCAAGTGATAATTTTAAACAAGTTTTATTAAATGCAAAAAAAGACGATATTATTTTAATGAAATCTCCTGTTGGATACCCTGCAAGAGGAGTTAGAACTAAACTTATTCAAAAAGTAGAAAAAAAAGAGGGGCCAAAAGTGAAATGTATATCAAATTGTGTAGCTCCTTGCCATAGAGGAGAAGAAGCAAGAAAAGTTGGATATTGTATTGCTGATAGACTTGCTGATGCTTATTTAGGAGATACAGAAAATGGTCTATTTTTTAGCGGAGCATATGGATACAAGGCAGATAAATTAATGCATGTAAAAGATTTAATAAAAGAGTTAGTTGAAGAATGAAAAAATTAATTCTTCTTTTCTTTACTATTTTTTTATTTGGATGTAATACAAAATCGTATAATACTGCATATAATGATTATTATAAAAATCAACAACTGTACATCAATGCACTTTTAAATAACGATAAAAAAACTCAAATTAAAGCATTAAAGGAATTAATAGAATGTGGAGAATATCTAAATTTTGACATTTCAACTTATAAGAAAAAATACCAATCACTAATAAAAACATCTCAAAAAAAAGTTAAAAAAACAAGTTATTTTAGTAAATATATAAAAATACACTCTACTAATCCTCTAAAAATTACAATACCTTCTAACAATATTAAACATTTTGTAATCAAAAGAAAAAATATTTATAAAGAAGTTATTGATATAAAAAATGCAATAACTCCAAAATTCATAAAAAGAAAAATTGGAAACATAACTTTAAAAATCGCTCAATTTAATAAAAATACTGTAAGAATTGTATATTCATCTAACAAGCCTTTTTACTTTAAATATGAAATTAAAAATAATAAACTTTATACATATTTGTACCCAAAAACAACCTTAACTAAAAAAACTAATTATAAAAAAACAGTATTTAATAGAAAAAAAGTTATTGTAATTGACCCAGGTCATGGAGGCAAAGATAGTGGAGGAATTGGTATAGGAAATAGATATGAAAAGTACGCTGTTTTAAATATTGCAAAAAAACTTGCCAATATTTTAAAAAGAAAAGGATATATAGTATATCTTACAAGAAAAAGTGATTACTTTATTCCTCTAAAAAAAAGAACCCATTATGCAAACTTAAAAAAAGCTAATTTATTTATTTCACTTCATTGTAATATAGCTCCAAAACATATAACATCTCCACGAGGAATAGAAACATATTACCTCTCTCCAACAAGAAATGAAAGAGCAATTGAAGTTGCACGATTAGAAAATAAAGAAATAGCTAAATTAAATTATCTTGACCAAAGAGTAATTTTAAATTTTTTAAATAAAGATAGAATAATATCTTCTCAAAAATTTGGAATTGATGTTCAAAATAACATAATAAATACTTTAAGAAAAAAATATAAATATATCAAAAATGGAGGAGTAAGACCTGCTCCTTTTTGGGTATTAGTTGGGACTCAAATGCCAGCAATTTTAATAGAACTTGGCTATTTAACAAATCCTCTTGAAGTAAAAAGACTTTTTAATCCAACATATCAATACTATTTAGCAAAAGGGATAGCAAAAGGAGTAGATTCTTATTTTAAAAAGAATCCTTAACCTATTAATTCAAATTCCTCTTTTTCAAAATTATAATTATAAACTTCTCCTGTTTCTATTATATAATACCAACCATATATATTAAGTTCTTCTTTCTCAAATTTATCTTTTACAAAATCATACGTTAATAAATTTTCTATTTGAGCCAAAATATTTAACTGCTCTATCTCCCACTCCCTTAATCCCTCATCTTTTATATCTTTAACTTTTTCTTTTAGAGGTCTTATTATATCAAGCCATCTATTTACAAAAGGTAGTTTTTCTAATTTTTCTTTTGAATAAAAAAGTGCTTTTAATCCTCCACAATTACTATGACCACAAATTACTATATTTTTTACATTTAAATATTTAACTGCATATTCAACAGCTGATGCTGTACACTTATATGTACCATCATTAATATTGCAAGGTGGTATAACATTTGCAATATTTCTAACTACAAATAACTCTCCTGGAAGCGTTTTGGTAATTAAATTCGGAATCACTCTACTATCACTACATCCAATAAAAAAAGTATGTGGTTTTTGTCCTTTTTTTAATTCTTTAAATAGTTCTTTATGTGATTCATAATCTTCTTGTTTAAAATGAATAACACCTTTAAATATTTTCTCCATTTTCCATCCTTTCTATTAATTTTAATATATTTTTAAACACTTTATCTACTGAACTAATTTTAACTCTCTCTCGAATAGTATGAGGATTTTCTATTTTAGGTCCATATGAAGCAAATTTTACCTCAGGAAATTTTTCTTTTAACACTCCACATTCAAGACCTGCATGAACTACATACGGCATAGTATTCGTAACTTCTATAATAGTTTTTGTAAATTCATTCATCTCAGGTGCCCATGCTGGATATTCATCTTCAAAAATAACCTCAGCTCCTTTTGTTTTTGATAGTAAATACTCTTTAACTTCTTTTAATTTTTCATTTGTATTAGCTCTAAGAGAAAAAACACTCTCAAATCCATCAATTAAAGCAAAATTTATAGATTTACTTGGGACTTTATATTCAAAATCATACTCAATCACTCCATGCGGCAATTCTTTTAAAAAATGGATATATTTATCATCATAAACTTCAATTTCTTCATTTCCACCAAAAACCTCTTCACTAAAAACTTTAACAGGGATAGAGTTTCTTCTCTCTCCTCCTTTTATATAAGTTGTATTTTTAACTCTTTTTAATAACTCAACTATTGCATTTGGAATATTTTTATCTATATCAATTCCACTATGCCCTCCTGGAAGTTTATCAATTATAATCTCACCCTTAACCCCATAAACTTTTTTAAAACTCTCAGGATAAATAACCCTTGCATCAACTCCACCTGCTGAGCCAATTATAACAATTCTATCATCCTCGCTATCAAGATTTAATAAATATTTTGATTTAATATTGAGGTCTAAATTCTTAGCTCCAATAAGACCAATTTCTTCATCATTTGTAAAAAGAAACTCTAAATTTTTATTTTGTGAGATTAAATAAAGCATAATTGCAACACCTATTCCATTATCAGCCCCAAGTGAAGAATTTTTAGCCCTTAAATAATCACCATCTCTTATAATTTCAATATTAGAATTCCCAACACATACCATATCAATATGAGATTGTAAACAAAGTAGAGGATTTTTAGAAGTTACTAAGATATTTCCAGCTTTATCTGTTTTTATTTCATAATTAAAATTTTTTGTAAACGAAATTATAAACTCTCTAATCTCCTGAGTTTTTCCACTACAATGAGGAATTTTGGTAATTTTTTCAAAAATATTTAATATCTCATTTAGCATATTTATCCTTTGATATAATTTCAATAAAAAGAGGTTAAATGAAATTTATATTCTTAATAATACCACTTTTTTTTATAGGATGTGTCACAAAACAAGGAATTTCATATAAATATTATCCAGAATGTGAAGAAAATTATGGATTATATGGGACATATTATTATGATTGTAAAGATATGCTAATAAAATTTAAAAAAAATAAAAAGAAAATCTGTTTGGAGTGTAATTAATGAATATAGAAGAAATTTTAAAAGAAAGAGAAGAGTGGTTTAAATGGAAAAATATCGCCCCAATTGTTACTCAGTTAAATAATTTAAAACTAAAAATGAAAAATTGGAAAATAGATTCATTTTTTTTAAATGACACAATAGAGATAAACTTATCAAATTATGATAAAGATTTTTTATTAAATACAGCCAAAATGCTAAAACCTTGGAGAAAAGGACCTTTTAAAGTAGGAGATATTTTTATAGATAGTGAGTGGAAAAGTTATATTAAATGGAATACCCTAATTCCTTTTTTAGATTTAGAAAACAAAGATATTTTAGATGTTGGATGTAACAATGGATATTATATGTTTAGAATGCTTGAAATGGACCCAAAAAGTATTACTGGATTTGACCCAAGTGCTTTATTTAATTTGCAATTTGAATTTATAAATAGTTTTATTAACAGTAAAATTAAAATTGAATATAAACTACTTGGAGTTGAACATATTCCTTATTATCATAAAAAGTTTGATGTAATTTTTTGTATGGGAGTATTATATCATCGAAAAGACCCAATTGATATGTTAAAAACTCTAAAAGCTGGACTTAAAAAAGGTGGAGAAGTAATACTTGATACCTTAATAATTGAAGGAAATGAAGAAGTAGCCCTCTCACCTCTTAGATATGCAAAAATGAAAAATGTATATTTTATTCCTACTTTAAAAACTCTGTATAACTGGATAAAAAGAGCTAATTTTAGTGATGTAAAGTTTATTGGAAAAAGATATACAACTACAAATGAACAACGAAAAACTGACTGGATTGAAGGCGAAAGTTTAGAGAGTTTTCTAAATAAAACTCAAACTAAAACAATTGAGGGGTACGACCCACCTCTTCGATGTTATCTAAAACTAAAAAATTAATTTTCAGGTGATGCATTAAACATAAAATAATATACAAGTGCAATAAATACTACAGTAATACCAAATGATGTCCAAAGAATTGAAGTATAATCCATTTTTTCTCCTTTTTTAATTAGATATAGTAAAATTATATACAAAAAAGGAAATAGATGTCAAAACACCTAACTCACACAAAAGATTTAAGTAAGAATGAAATAGTAACTATTTTTAAATATGCAAAAGAATTTTTAGATGAAAAAAAGAGAGATGATTTAAGAGGAAAACTTATTATTAATATTTTTTTTGAAAACTCTACTCGCACAAGAAGTAGTTTTGAAATTGCAGCAAAAAGACTTAGTGCAGATGTAGTGAATTTAGATGTAAATAGAAGCTCTACTGCAAAAGGTGAGACTCTTTTTGATACTGCTGCTAATCTTGATGCAATGGGTCCTGATACTATAATTGTTAGACATAACCGCTCAGGAGTTCCAAAAATACTCTCTAAATATGTTAAATGCTCAATTATAAATGCAGGAGATGGAGCCCATCAACACCCAACCCAAGGACTTCTTGATTTATTTACTCTACTTCAAAAATTTAAAACCTTAGAAGGAAAAACAATAGCAATTGTAGGAGACATTAGAAATAGTAGAGTTGCAAATTCTGATATTGAACTTTTTACACGTTTTGGTGCAAATGTAATTTTAGTAGGTCCTCCTCAATTTCTACCAAAAACAACACTACCTACAACTTATAATCTAAAAGAAGCAATAAACCATTCTGATGCAATAATTTCACTTAGAACTCAAACCGAAAGACATAAAACCCCAACTTTTGCTTCTCTAAAAGATTATGCAGAAAACTTTAAAATTACAAAAGAAGTAATTAAAGATAAAGATATTTTAATAATGCATCCAGGACCAGTCCATAGAAATATAGATATTGATGATGAAGTTTTAGAAGATGAAAGATGTTTAGTATTAAATCAGGTTAAAAATGGTGTTGCAGTTAGAATGGGAATACTTAAATTTTTAATTGAGAATTAAGAATGGAAAATGGAGAATTAAAGTTTTTTTTATTTGATTTTGATGGAAACTATTTTATAGATTATGTGAAAAACTTAAAAAATATTTATTTTCAAACTCCTTCTTTTTCTTTACTTCCTACCAAAAACTATAAAAAAAAGAGATGTAAAATCACAAAAATTTCTCCTCCAAAATTTAAAGACTATAAAAAAGCTTTTTTTGAAGTAATAGAAGAGATAAAAAATGGAAATACTTATCTTTTAAACTTAACATTTCAATCAAAAATAGAGCTTAATTGTGATTTAATTGATGTTTTTAACAATTCAAATGCTCTTTTTAAATTATATTTTAAAGATAAATTTGTATGTTTTTCTCCTGAGCGGTTTGTAAAAATAAAAAATAATAAAATATATACTTACCCTATGAAAGGTACGATTGATGCTACTATTCCTAACTCAAAAGAAAAAATTCTATCTAATATAAAAGAAATGGCTGAACATACAATGGTTGTAGATTTACTAAGAAATGATTTAGGAATAATAGGAAGAGATGTAAAAGTAAATAAATTTAGATATATAGATAAAATAAAAGCTCAAAATAAAGAAATATTGCAAGTTAGTAGTGAAATAGAAGCAACCCTACCTAAAAATTGGAATAAAAATTATATAAATTTAATTAAAAAAATGCTTCCAGCTGGAAGCATTAGTGGAACTCCAAAGAAAAAAACTGTTGAAATTATAAAAAGAGTAGAAAACTACAAAAGAGGATTTTATACAGGTATTTTTGGAATTACAGATGAGAAAACATTTCTTGATAGTGCAGTAATAATTAGATATATTGAAAAACCTAAACAATTTTCTACTTTTCATTTTCCATTTTACATTTATAAAAGTGGTGGAGGAATTACAATTGATAGTAATTTAAAAGAGGAATATAAAGAGTTAATTCAAAAAATTTATATACCTATTCAATAATAATTCTATCTCTACCCTCTTTTTTTGCTTTATATAATCTTTCATCTGCAATTTTTATCATTTCAGGTAAACTACTTCCTTCATCAGAAATTCCCGCTGAAAAGGTATAATTATAATCACATTCTTGTAATCTTCTTTTTATTTTTAACAAAATTATTAAAGCTTCTTTTTTTGTAGTATTTGGAAAAAATATTAAAAACTCTTCACCACCATATCTAATTACAATATCACTTTTTCTAACTACACTTTTTATCGTTTTAGCAAAATGCTCTAAAATTTTATCTCCATATTGATGTCCATATGTATCATTTATTTTTTTAAAAAAATCAATATCAAGCATAGCAATAGTTTTATTTTCATATAAATTAAAAACTTTTTCTAAGTGATGTTCGAGATAATATCGATTATAAACATTAGTTAAACTATCAATTTGTAATTTTTTATTTACTTTTTTATATGAATCATATAAATCTAAAATATTATGAATTCTCAAAACTAATTCATCCTTTAAAAATGGTTTTTTTAAAAAATCATTCGCTCCTAATTTTAAAGATTTTATAAACTCTTTTTTCTCATCTTGTGAAGAGATTACAATAATTGGCAATTCACTCATTGTATATTTTTTTCTAATATGTTTAATTAAATCATTACCATTCAAATTTGGCATTAATAAATCTGTTATTACAATATCTATTTGATTTTTTTGCAAAAGTTTTATAGCATATTCACCATCATGTGCTTCTATAACATTAAATTTTAATTTTGACAAAATATTTGTTATATGTTTTCTAATTAATAATGAATCATCTACAACTAATACATATATATTTTTATTTTTTATAATTCTTTTTATAAACTTAACTAAATAATCGAGCATAGAATGGTCTTCTTTTAAAATAAACTCTAACACATTATTTCTAATAAAATCACTTACATTTTCATATTTAGTTAAAACTATTACATCTTTTTTTTGAGATATTAATTGTTTAATATGTTCTCCATTTGGAGCATCTTCTAAATTATAATCACAGATATATAAATCATAATTTTTTTGCTGATTTTTTAATTCAGAAAAAGAAGAAATTATTTTACAATTGACAAATAGAAGATTCTTCTCGAGATAATATTTAATAGCTTTTTGATAAGTTTTATTATCTTCAATTATTAGTATATCCAAAATTAACTCTTAAAAAAAGAAGGAAGAAAATTAGCAAGAGTAAGTAGTAATAAATTCATATGGATGAGGTCTTCCTTCAACTGGAATTATTTCTGTTTCATATTTATAATCAATATATGTTTTTAAGAAATTATCACTAAATACTCTACTTCCATCTTTTAGAGTTGCTTTTAAGAAGCTATCCTCTTTTTTAAGTTCATCTTCCACAGCATAAATAGCTTCTCTTAGAGTTGCTGGAAGTGTTCTAATTCCTCTTTGTTTAATTTCATCAAGGCTTAATTCAAATAAATCTTCATTTAATGGTTCTTTTGCTGCTTCATAAATTTCAGCATTATTTTTGATACCCCAAAGACCTGCAAGTAACA
This Caminibacter mediatlanticus TB-2 DNA region includes the following protein-coding sequences:
- the pyrH gene encoding UMP kinase, producing the protein MKRKENRILIKFSGEALAGDSGFGIDTKTLKYLADEIKFVINEGFEVAVVIGGGNFIRGVSAAKDGIIKRTSGDYMGMLATVINAVAMQEALENDGIPVRVQSAIKMEEIAENFIVRRAIRHLEKGRVVIFAAGTGNPFFTTDTAGVLRASEIGASAIIKATKVDGIYNKDPKKFEDAKLLKEISYEDALKENIKVMDDTAIALARENKLPIIVCNMFKKGNLLKILKKDPDAKYSIVKEK
- a CDS encoding DNA-directed RNA polymerase subunit omega, producing MRIEQINAKALERVDYDRYLLSQAVAKRVNQLLNGEKPLIELPKKNMQPTEIAILEIAEGLIKVKEI
- a CDS encoding RelA/SpoT family protein, with the translated sequence MNKNFNELIEKVKKTHTTQEAKELLLAQANTPKIQKAIDFAIKAHNGQKRKSGEDYVVHPLLVATITSFFNDNENVITAAILHDVVEDTEYSIEYIQKEFQEEVANLVEGLTKIVSIRDNSLVPSNSNEKLAKSALTFRKMLLSSIKDIRVLVIKLCDRLHNMLTLEALPPHKQKRIAEETLVVYTPIAHRLGIATLKNILEDLAFKYLLPEEYKKIDEYIQKHKNIFQIKLNEFIQTIETFLLENGFKEEDFEIKSRIKHYYSIFLKMQRKGISIEEVLDLLAVRVIVKNPIDCYKTLGIVHLNFRPLISRFKDYIAIPKENGYQTIHTTVYNKNSIIEVQIRTFDMDKNAEFGIAAHWKYKLNSASPNLKWIEDMKFDEDIEDFYELAKNDLFSEDIVVYSPKFDTFTLPLNATALDFAYAVHTDIGNRAIEAYVNKEKVSLLHPLKTGDIVKIKTGDKEIPRCSWINALKTSKAKYEQKKLCRIKEKEINRNLAIAILSTIFGLEKQKIRALVKVNNLCENIEKIVDDLNFLKEVVRKIYKTIKQKNLLYFKNINLKEYIFGNIKVLSNKPINSIRFNYCCHPKEGDKILGILEKKEVEIHHRFCNNAEEKIKNAVFVEWLKNTQNRFFLVVMLQNKKGELAKFVNFLTKNNIFIHTIELGKESNNCTLEIEFDSKNYNTLKEKIAKNYKIIEFIPKKDAYNG
- the tyrS gene encoding tyrosine--tRNA ligase, whose amino-acid sequence is MDNKKTKLQKHPKLDEAIAEIKRGSNEIIGLEKIEELVNKFLHTGERFTIKAGFDPTAPDLHLGHTVLLQKLKTFQKYGAKVQFLIGDFTAQIGDPTGKSATRKMLTPEEVKQNAKTYEAQVFKILDKDLTDVVFNSTWLNKLGATGIVELTTTYTVARMLERDDFEKRFKSQTPIAISEFIYPLLQGYDSVALKSDIEIGGTDQKFNLLMGRHLQKVYNIGKEQSVIMMPLLVGLDGVNKMSKSLGNYIGITEDANTIFAKVMSISDELMWDWYELLSDKSIEEIKELKEQVKNGLNPKVVKEMLAIEIVDRFHGKDTGEKAKEHFDKVHKQNQIPDDIEEFEIEPQNIVDALVTTKLANSKSEARRHIKGGAVRINQEKISSQDINLEKDKEYILQIGKRKFAKVRVK
- a CDS encoding nitronate monooxygenase, which translates into the protein MNLKPLKIGKWEIKYPIIQGGMGLGISWDKLAGNVSKEGCLGVISAVGTGYYEKESYVRQKVEGRPLTEKEFYNRDALIKIFENARKICGEAPLGCNVLYAINDYGRVVRDACEAGANIIITGAGLPTDMPEFTKDFPDVALVPIVSTGRAFKLIARRWEKRYGRIPDAVIVEGPLSGGHQGFKYEDCFKEENQLENLIPDVREEVNRWDKNIPVIAAGGIWDRKDIEKFLSLGANGVQMGTRFALTYECDASDNFKQVLLNAKKDDIILMKSPVGYPARGVRTKLIQKVEKKEGPKVKCISNCVAPCHRGEEARKVGYCIADRLADAYLGDTENGLFFSGAYGYKADKLMHVKDLIKELVEE
- a CDS encoding N-acetylmuramoyl-L-alanine amidase family protein — translated: MKKLILLFFTIFLFGCNTKSYNTAYNDYYKNQQLYINALLNNDKKTQIKALKELIECGEYLNFDISTYKKKYQSLIKTSQKKVKKTSYFSKYIKIHSTNPLKITIPSNNIKHFVIKRKNIYKEVIDIKNAITPKFIKRKIGNITLKIAQFNKNTVRIVYSSNKPFYFKYEIKNNKLYTYLYPKTTLTKKTNYKKTVFNRKKVIVIDPGHGGKDSGGIGIGNRYEKYAVLNIAKKLANILKRKGYIVYLTRKSDYFIPLKKRTHYANLKKANLFISLHCNIAPKHITSPRGIETYYLSPTRNERAIEVARLENKEIAKLNYLDQRVILNFLNKDRIISSQKFGIDVQNNIINTLRKKYKYIKNGGVRPAPFWVLVGTQMPAILIELGYLTNPLEVKRLFNPTYQYYLAKGIAKGVDSYFKKNP